The proteins below are encoded in one region of Actinomycetota bacterium:
- a CDS encoding rod shape-determining protein, which produces MFDFVSMPFSRDMAVDLGTANTLVHVKGRGIVLVEPSVVAYDKASGKILAVGMDAKRMIGRTPGNIVAIRPLKDGVIADFDVTEAMLRHFIQKVHNRKWGVRPRVVICVPSGVTEVERRAVFEATLQAGAREAYLIEEPMAAAIGAGLPINEATGNMVVDIGGGTTEVAVISLGGIVTCQSIRIGGDEFDEAIIAHVKKEYNVMIGERTSEEIKMEIGSAYPQGDEEDAEVRGRDLMTGLPKNIIVSSEEIRSAIEEPLSAIIMAIKATLETTPPELSSDIMDRGIVLTGGGSLLKGMDERIRQETGMPVHIADDPLSCVAIGSGQAISEIQTLRKVLIGTSSR; this is translated from the coding sequence ATGTTTGATTTCGTATCGATGCCGTTTAGTAGAGATATGGCTGTTGACCTCGGCACAGCTAATACTCTTGTCCATGTGAAGGGTAGGGGCATCGTTCTCGTTGAGCCTTCGGTCGTCGCCTACGATAAAGCTTCCGGCAAGATTTTGGCGGTCGGTATGGACGCAAAGCGCATGATAGGGCGCACCCCCGGAAACATCGTCGCTATCCGCCCGCTAAAAGACGGCGTCATAGCCGATTTCGATGTTACCGAAGCGATGCTGAGACATTTTATCCAGAAGGTACATAACCGCAAATGGGGAGTGCGGCCGAGGGTCGTCATCTGCGTCCCGTCGGGGGTGACCGAAGTGGAGCGAAGAGCGGTATTCGAGGCTACGCTGCAGGCCGGAGCCCGCGAGGCATATCTTATAGAAGAGCCGATGGCCGCCGCGATAGGGGCGGGCCTTCCCATAAACGAGGCGACCGGCAACATGGTCGTCGATATCGGCGGCGGCACCACCGAAGTCGCCGTTATCTCGCTCGGAGGCATCGTCACTTGCCAGTCGATCAGGATTGGCGGAGACGAGTTCGACGAGGCGATTATCGCCCACGTGAAAAAGGAATATAACGTGATGATAGGCGAGCGTACCTCCGAGGAGATAAAGATGGAGATAGGTTCGGCTTATCCGCAGGGCGACGAAGAGGACGCCGAGGTGCGCGGGCGCGACCTCATGACCGGGTTGCCCAAGAATATAATCGTCTCATCCGAAGAGATACGCTCGGCGATAGAGGAGCCTCTGTCGGCGATTATCATGGCGATAAAGGCGACCCTCGAGACAACCCCACCGGAGCTTTCGAGTGATATTATGGATCGCGGCATCGTCCTTACCGGCGGCGGTTCCTTATTGAAGGGAATGGATGAGCGGATACGGCAGGAGACCGGGATGCCGGTACATATAGCCGACGACCCGCTCAGCTGCGTCGCTATCGGCAGCGGCCAGGCGATAAGCGAAATACAGACATTGAGGAAAGTGCTGATAGGCACCTCTTCGAGGTAG
- the mreC gene encoding rod shape-determining protein MreC, giving the protein MAIYFGGFMPEFFSKRNYLIILGLIFFGMAILTIHFREGEDGPIHRLQRLVMAVTAPAQMAVSSSLQPVRDGWDYLAHFGDIKRENRRLKTEVGELRRKVGALQSLKSENTRLRKIVKFKDKAEYASVPAHVIGKPSSNWRSSVIIDCGLDDGVDRGMPVVVGGTLVGQVTEVSGRAAKVTLLNDVQSGVSVQVRRTSEVGIVKGQLKNQRLVLQYISRDSSINQGDRVVTSGLGGVFPKGLEVGKVLKVSQSIYSLHKIVEIAVPVNFADLEEVLVIEYKSDFDFGRGSR; this is encoded by the coding sequence ATGGCTATTTATTTTGGGGGCTTCATGCCTGAGTTTTTCAGCAAACGTAATTATCTCATCATACTAGGCCTCATATTCTTCGGCATGGCCATTCTAACCATTCATTTCAGGGAGGGCGAAGACGGCCCCATCCACCGTCTTCAACGCTTGGTTATGGCGGTGACCGCCCCGGCGCAGATGGCTGTGAGCAGCTCGCTCCAGCCGGTCCGCGACGGCTGGGACTACCTCGCTCACTTCGGCGACATCAAGCGCGAAAATCGCCGGCTGAAAACGGAGGTAGGCGAACTCCGCCGGAAGGTGGGCGCACTACAGTCGCTCAAGAGCGAGAACACCCGTCTCAGAAAAATCGTAAAATTCAAAGACAAGGCCGAATACGCGAGTGTGCCCGCCCATGTCATAGGGAAGCCATCGAGCAATTGGCGCTCCTCGGTCATTATCGACTGCGGTCTCGACGACGGCGTCGACCGCGGGATGCCGGTGGTCGTCGGCGGCACGCTCGTAGGCCAGGTGACCGAAGTCTCAGGGCGCGCGGCCAAGGTCACACTCCTAAACGATGTCCAAAGCGGGGTCTCGGTTCAGGTTCGGCGGACCAGCGAGGTCGGCATAGTCAAAGGACAGCTAAAGAACCAGCGGCTGGTTCTCCAATACATTTCAAGGGATTCATCGATAAACCAGGGCGACCGGGTCGTCACTTCGGGGCTCGGCGGCGTTTTCCCGAAAGGCCTCGAGGTCGGTAAGGTTTTAAAGGTCAGCCAATCTATCTACAGTCTCCACAAAATCGTGGAGATAGCCGTTCCGGTGAACTTTGCCGACCTTGAAGAGGTGCTGGTGATAGAGTATAAAAGCGACTTCGATTTTGGCCGGGGGAGCAGATAG